From one Xiphias gladius isolate SHS-SW01 ecotype Sanya breed wild chromosome 12, ASM1685928v1, whole genome shotgun sequence genomic stretch:
- the LOC120797268 gene encoding early growth response protein 1-like gives MLLEREDSFMSEFEDACSAWVDSVGSSPSDGADSDVGSPFCQVFSPGTDASDSDFFSDFSDCSSDTLSPSLGYTGSFFTEPEPSPAAAGLSSTADAILNMITEIVGICTEMEQQGDAGPPRESTASVAAPSPATASPSPPFLATSPSVAPSSDMSVPPLAAAQHLFPASISQPVVVKSEFVTSSCTSGCGQSTMAGNDAPFPASAESFLPLSALEQQVDVADFIDSLLSSEAGQGELKPGCEVKQEALGLEDWLKSLAAVPVTGGDSTSYVISRPVVKTELVQNRSDLHFSPAPLPSTLDAHLLSSLLQGAFPIVNISNVHATGATKLSRGGRRAPAKSGQKVKPFPCSVQGCERRFSRSDELNRHVRIHTGQKPFQCTICARSFSRSDHLTTHTRTHTGEKPFSCDVCGKRFARSDERKRHGRVHVKQQLRAQMMAAYSLALNAPGV, from the exons ATGCTTCTGGAGCGCGAGGACAGCTTCATGTCGGAGTTCGAGGACGCGTGCAGCGCCTGGGTGGACAGTGTGGGCTCGAGCCCCAGCGACGGGGCTGACTCTGACGTGGGGTCACCTTTCTGCCAAG tTTTCTCTCCAGGAACTGACGCCTCTGACTCAGATTTCTTCTCCGACTTCAGCGACTGCTCCTCGGACACGCTCTCGCCCTCCCTCGGCTACACCGGCAGCTTCTTCACCGAGCCGGAGCCGTCACCTGCGGCGGCGGGGCTGAGCAGCACCGCGGATGCCATCCTCAACATGATCACTGAGATCGTCGGAATCTGCACCGAGATGGAGCAGCAGGGCGACGCCGGTCCTCCTCGCGAGTCCACCGCATCCGTTGCGGCGCCCTCCCCGGCCACGGCCTCCCCCTCGCCCCCGTTCCTCGCCACATCTCCCAGCGTGGCTCCCAGCTCCGACATGAGCGTCCCTCCCCTGGCTGCAGCTCAGCACTTGTTTCCCGCCTCCATCTCACAACCAGTGGTGGTTAAGAGCGAGTTTGTGACCTCCAGTTGCACCAGCGGCTGTGGACAGTCTACCATGGCCGGGAATGATGCTCCGTTCCCGGCCAGCGCCGAGTCCTTCCTCCCGCTGTCGGCTCTGGAGCAACAGGTGGATGTGGCTGATTTCATTGACTCTCTGCTGAGCTCCGAGGCCGGCCAGGGCGAGCTGAAGCCCGGCTGTGAGGTGAAGCAGGAGGCGCTGGGACTGGAGGACTGGCTGAAGAGTTTGGCGGCAGTTCCGGTTACCGGGGGAGATTCTACCAGCTACGTCATCAGCAGACCGGTAGTCAAGACGGAGCTCGTGCAGAACCGGAGCGACCTCCACTTCTCCCCCGCCCCCCTACCCTCCACCCTGGACGCGCACCTCCTGTCCTCCCTTCTGCAGGGCGCGTTCCCGATAGTCAACATCAGCAACGTGCACGCGACAGGGGCCACCAAACTGTCACGCGGGGGCAGAAGAGCTCCCGCCAAGAGCGGGCAGAAAGTGAAACCCTTCCCGTGCTCCGTGCAGGGGTGCGAGCGCCGCTTCTCGCGCTCAGACGAACTGAACAGGCACGTGCGCATCCACACTGGACAGAAGCCGTTCCAGTGCACCATCTGCGCGCGCAGCTTCAGCCGCAGCGACCACCTGAccacgcacacgcgcacgcacaccGGAGAAAAGCCCTTCTCGTGCGATGTGTGCGGCAAGCGGTTCGCCCGCAGCGACGAGAGGAAGAGGCACGGGCGCGTGCACGTCAAGCAGCAGCTGCGCGCGCAGATGATGGCCGCCTACTCTCTGGCCCTGAACGCGCCTGGCGTCTAG
- the LOC120797261 gene encoding steroid 17-alpha-hydroxylase/17,20 lyase, translating to MCTRLLSSLLSCISLPPSVLLVLCVIAAAVLVLITLRTAPEANPPSSPPQTRGSIPCLPWLPVLGSLPWLGGGLPPHLLFSGLSRRYGSLFALYLGPHYTVVVNNHQHAREVLLQRGKDFAGRPSMVTTNLLTRGGKDIAFADYSPLWKSHRRLIQNSFTLFGEGTSRLQDMVLSSVDDLCAELLSGGRHGFDPSPAMTRAVTNVVCMLVFGATYRHGDAELQEVMGYNDGIVQTIARGALVDIYPWMKVFPNKSLSKLKDCISVRDRLLTRKLEEHKASMSDGDPRDLLDALLKGQTGRSSGSGDEGITDDHVLMTAAEAFGAGVETTSTTLLWILAYLLHHPEVQDRVQKELDEQIGGERAVCMSDRGRLPYLDCVINEGMRIRPVSPILIPHMAKTHSSVGGHFVSRGTRVLVNMWSIHHNPKDWDKPDLFNPDRFLDDRGQRVTPSCFLPFGAGPRVCVGESLARLELFLFLSSLLQRLRFSLPNGAPPPNLQGRLGVVLQPLPYEVVVTPRAGWERGAK from the exons ATGTGCACCcgtctcctctcatctcttctttcctgcatctccctccctccgtccgtcctcctcgtcctctgcGTTATCGCGGCAGCCGTCTTGGTCCTGATCACTCTTCGGACAGCGCCTGAGGCCAATCCTCCGTCCTCTCCTCCCCAAACTCGGGGCTCCATCCCCTGCCTGCCGTGGCTCCCCGTCCTGGGCAGCCTCCCCTGGCTGGGAGGAGGCCTCCCCCCTCACCTCCTCTTCTCCGGGCTGTCCCGCAG GTACGGGTCTCTGTTCGCCCTCTACCTCGGCCCTCACTACACCGTGGTGGTGAACAACCACCAACACGCCAGGGAGGTCCTGctgcagagagggaaagacTTCGCCGGACGGCCGAGCATG GTGACCACCAACCTGTTGACCAGAGGAGGTAAAGACATCGCGTTCGCAGACTACTCTCCTCTCTGGAAGTCGCACCGCCGCCTCATCCAAAACTCCTTCACCCTGTTTGGAGAAGGAACGAGTCGGCTGCAGGATATGG TTCTGTCCTCTGTGGACGACCTGTGTGCGGAGTTGTTGTCCGGTGGGCGGCACGGCTTCGACCCGTCTCCCGCGATGACCAGGGCCGTCACCAACGTCGTGTGCATGCTGGTGTTCGGCGCCACCTATCGCCACGGTGACGCGGAGCTGCAGGAGGTGATGGGATACAACGACGGCATCGTGCAAACGATCGCCAGGGGGGCACTGGTGGACATTTACCCCTGGATGAAG GTCTTTCCCAACAAGTCTCTCAGTAAACTGAAGGACTGTATCAGCGTCAGAGACCGACTGCTGACTCGCAAACTGGAGGAGCACAAG GCATCGATGAGTGACGGTGACCCCCGTGACCTTCTGGATGCCTTGCTAAAGGGCCAGACAGGCAGGTCGTCCGGATCGGGGGACGAGGGGATAACAGACGACCACGTCCTGATGACCGCGGCTGAGGCTTTTGGAGCCGGAGTGGAGACGACGTCCACCACACTGCTCTGGATCCTGGCCTACCTGCTGCACCACCCGGAG GTCCAGGATCGCGTGCAGAAGGAGCTGGATGAGCAAATTGGCGGCGAGCGAGCGGTGTGCATGTCGGACCGCGGCCGGCTGCCGTACCTGGACTGTGTCATCAACGAGGGCATGAGGATCCGACCGGTCTCTCCCATACTGATCCCACACATGGCCAAGACCCACAGCAG cGTGGGAGGTCACTTTGTCAGTCGCGGGACTCGAGTTTTGGTCAACATGTGGTCAATTCACCACAACCCCAAAGACTGGGACAAACCTGACCTTTTCAACCCAG ATCGTTTCCTTGACGACCGGGGTCAGCGGGTCACACCCTCCTGCTTCCTTCCGTTCGGGGCGGGACCTCGGGTCTGCGTCGGCGAATCACTGGCCAGGCTGGAGCTCTTTCTCTTCTTGTCCTCTCTGCTCCAGCGATTGAGGTTCAGTCTGCCAAACGGGGCTCCCCCGCCCAACCTGCAGGGGCGGCTGGGTGTCGTCCTGCAGCCGTTACCTTACGAGGTCGTCGTCACTCCGAGGGCAGGGTGGGAGCGTggagcaaaataa